Genomic window (Arachis hypogaea cultivar Tifrunner chromosome 13, arahy.Tifrunner.gnm2.J5K5, whole genome shotgun sequence):
TTGGTTGTTACTATTTTCTCACATTTTGTCTGGTCTTATAACATTGATTGGTATGGCATGAGGTTTGGTCTTAGTCTTATCTTTGAACTACTTTTACTACTACTTCCCAACCAACTAACATTCACAAAGGGAGTTGAATGCTGTCTGCATTAATTTGTTTGGTTTCAAAGAAGCCATGTTCATATTTgtacataagaataacaagatcAATGAAACTTCCTCATCATCTTTAATTTGTGAATCAAACAATTAATTATTGTAGTTCCAACTTTTACTAACTTACAATTACAATTTACGATGATGCTGTACACTATGAAATaatattgttgtttaattcaaaGCCAACATTATAGCGAACAAGTGATGAAAgatgtttaatttgtttgattgaaGAAggcttaattaatttttaaagttgtATTCTAAATATGTGTGTGGTAGGGTACAATTTTCTGAATATTTGAATTTCTGGATATGTTGTCACAGGTAGGCTCTCAAAAAATGTAGTCATGACAGGAAATGTTATTCTCAATGGGAAGAAGAAAAACCTAGGCTATGGCTTTGTTGTAAGTAACAAcacttatttttcaatttttttggtgactacttatttttcaattaaacatTGTGTATGCTATATCCTAcccaacaataaaaattaataaagatgcTAGATGTAAATTGAAACTCAGTtactatatatttgtgtataaaaatatttgtgtgaaaataataattaaaaacagcTAGTTATAATAAGTTAGTCGAATAAATAACCATTTGTACTCATAAAAGATAAAAACGCTGACATATGTACTCATACTaaatcgaaactaaacttgtacccTGTCTTTGGAGGATTGAAGTGCCACGtagggtacttttgtcacacagAAGACATCTTGCGTGGTACAAATTTAGTTTCGATCTAGTGTGAGTATATATGTTAGCGTTTTTGTCTTTTATaaatacaaatggtcatttattctaaGTTAGTCAAACATGTCGATTCAACTATTATTCTTAGATAACTCATCTGCTTAAATAAGTGTTAAAAATTCGAGTGTATATAATAACACATTGGTCAACGGAGAGATGgtaaaagagaaaactaagataatattgaatatgtttaaaaaaaaactaaagattgaaaatgcatgaaaatggtTGTTGTTGTAATTGTTCAGGCGTACGTAACACAAGAGGATGTGCTGCTGGGAACCCTAACAGTGAAAGAAACGATATCGTATTCGGCAAATCTAAGGCTTCCAACATCAATGTcgaaagaagaaatagagaacATCGTGGAAGGAACAATCATAGAGATGGGACTGCAAGACTGTGCTGACAGGTTAATCGGAAACTGGCACCTCAGAGGGATAAGCGGCGGGGAGAAGAAGAGGCTCAGCATTGCCCTTGAGATCCTCACAAAGCCAAGCTTGCTCTTTCTTGATGAACCTACCAGCGGCCTCGACAGCGCCTCCGCCTTCTTCGTCGTTCAGACTCTCCGCAATGTCGCTCGTGACGGCCGCACCGTCATCTCCTCCATTCACCAGCCTAGCAGCGAGGTCTTTGCTCTCTTTGATGACCTTTTCTTGCTCTCCGGCGGCGAAACCGTTTATTTTGGAGAAGCTAAAATGGCCGTTCAGGTACCAATTTCTTTATTACCTCTAATTTAAGTTGAAAACTCCCGTGtagttattttcatgtgaaattaatatttgaaaactattagataatttttaactataaattttatataaagacaTTAAGACAAATTGTATGTAAGTGTCTACTTTAATTTAATAGtaaataattttctttgtttcttaacCTTTTTTAGATATttacataataatatttaattaagcaAATTAAACTCAACACAAATCTAAATAGGAAAAGTACAGTACAGGTAATCAACAATATTAGTACTGATTTTTCACCTTTTACAGTTTTTTGCTGAAGCTGGATTTCCTTGTCCACGTAAAAGGAATCCTTCTGATCACTTCCTTAGATGCATCAATTCTGACTTTGATGTTGTCACAGCTACACTCAAAGGATCTCAAAGAATTCACGTATGTACAAACTATTAATTGTATTCTTTGTAATTATAGTTAATTAATGGAACTGTTTCATatattttcctttcctttttagGATGTTCCAAATTCAGCAGATCCTTTCATGAATATGGCCACAGCACAAATTAAAGCAATGCTGGTTGATAGATATAGGCGTTCAACTTATGCAACAAGAGCAAAGGACAGGATTCAAGAACTATCTACTAATGTAACCGATTTTACTTATGTTGTTCtgttttctttttgtattttgatcataattatgtatgatgatgatgatgatattgttAATTGCAGGAAGGGCTTGAAAATGAGAGACAAAAGGGAAGTCAAGCAACTTGGTGGAAGCAACTGAGGACATTGACAAAGAGATCATTTGTGAACATGTGTAGAGATGTTGGATACTACTGGTTGAGGATCATAATCTACATCATAGTTTCAATATGTGTTGGAACTATCTATTTTGATATTGGCTATAGCTATACCTCAATCCTAGCTCGTGGTGCTTGTGGTGCATTTATCTCAGGCTTCATGACATTCATGTCTATTGGAGGCTTCCCATCTTTCATTGAAGAAATGAAGGTATCATCAacaaaaaaactaatataaaaacaTCACTACATGTTTAATTTGTTACTTCAAATTGCAACAGTTAAGTTgatcatttaaaataaaattacttatGAAATATAATTTCTGGACAAAATTGatagttttgaaattttgaataactaattaaaaagaaagaaagaaaatgcagatTTGCAATTTAGAGTTAAATTTGATCTCTTGCTCTGAAACAGGTTTTCTATAGAGAAAGGCTTAATGGATATTATGGAGTTGCAGCATATATTCTAGCCAACTTCCTATCTTCTTTCCCTTTCTTGGTTGCAATTGCTCTTACTACAAGCACCATCACATACAACATGGTGAAATTCAGGCCAGGGATCATTCACTTTGTGTTCTTCACTCTCAACATCTATGGTTGCATCTCTGTCATAGAGAGTCTCATGATGGTTGTAGCTTCTCTTGTTCCAAATTTCCTAATGGGGATCATCACAGGAGCTGGAATCATTGTAAGCAGccaattaattaaccaaaatatttgataacaaaaaattattaaccaaaaaccatcaaaatttattattttttactttatttaattaaTGTAATTTACAATAAACAAATCTTAAATAAAGTAATTGGCCACATAATAGTAGTATATAGTATatctctttattttatatatatatatatatatatatatatatatatatatattaatagattaatAGGCATGTTTGGGTGCCTATTAGTGAACTACTTTTTTTTCTATTGAATttgtgaaataataataaatgtgaAGTTTGTCAATATAATAGATACTTTAGTATTTTAATTAGTAGTTTTGcgttcaaattttagaaataaaaagttATGATATTTTCTTGAAgaaaaagtattttaaaaataaaaataaaattccaaaaaGGAAATTCCAGTTATGAAGTAATCTTGAATTATTGGTGCTTGTATTGATGCAGGGAATCATGATGATGACCTCTGGATTCTTCAGGTTGCTATCTGATCTTCCAAAGCCAGTTTGGCGCTACCCAATTTCATATATCAGTTATGGTGCATGGGCAATTCAGGTAATTTCCTTTCTCATCCTCAATATTCAATATTGTAACCCCTTATTTGTCTATGCATGAAACACCCACTAATCATAACAATTTTTTACATGTATAATCAATCATTCTGCATAATTAAGTTACTGTCTCAATTACTTAAatatatacaacaacaacaacaacaacaaagcattgtcccactaagtggggtcggctacatgaatcaaacgacaccATTGTGctttgtcatgtatcatgtctacaaagaaaccgtttacatgtagatctcgtttgaccacctcatggatggtcttcttaggtcttcctctgccttttgccctttgtccatcttccatctcatccaccctcttgactggatgttctatcggtcttcttctcacatatcCAAACCACCTgtgacgcgattcaaccatcttttccacaatgagtgctactccaactctctcccttatatcttcattccttattttatccaatcgcgtatgaccacttatccatctcaacatcttcatctctgccacactcaattATATATACCCATGTAAAATATTTCAGTCATAatatttaaacacaaaaaatcaGCAACCAATACAATTGGGCTTCATGAAAATCTTTTATTATTCTGCCATGATTTAATTATTCGATTGTGACACTTTTAATTATATGGGTggttgattattttattaaaaagaatatGCGAAATAACATgcataaatatacataaatatgtaataactaattttttgtgGAGATAATATTTAATGTAGCCTCTGAACTTATATGTGAACATCAATTTTCCTCCCAACCAATGTCATTTTTGGGTTATTTGAACACCAAACTAAAATTAAGTCATTTTACAAATTTGATATATGACTGTTCATATCATCACTCCATTAATATTTGTGTGTCGAAAATTGTTTGAGAGATCATGTTTGCAAAGTTTAAGAActaaatagaggtaattgaaatttTAGGGACTAAATCAAGGCACACGTGTAAATTTATtgaccaaattgagtattaactaatttttgtgttcacaaaactttttttaaaatcctTGTATAATTTGACAGAATTTAtccaactttaattttttttttatttctgttatCTCTGTATTTTTACCTTGAACAATATCCAAAACAGGGTTATTATTAactcttttctttattattagtATATTAAAGTATTGTTTTGTTGATGTAAGATCTAACATGAATATATATACATTGGAATTGGAATGTAGGGTGCATACAAGAATGACCTGCTTGGACTTGAGTTTGAACCTATGATACCAGGGGACCCAAAATTAACAGGAGAATATGTGATAACACACATGTTGGGAATTGAATTAAACCATTCAAAATGGTGGGACTTAGGAGCACTATTATTGATCCTCATAGTATATAGGCTTTTGTTCTTCACCATACTCAAGTTGAAGGAAAGAGCATCTCCATTGTTTAAAAACCTTTATGCAAAGAGAACCATTCAGCAACTTGAAAAGAGACCTTCATTCAGAAAAATGCCTTCTTTCCCTTCCATGAGGCATCAACCACTCCACTCTTTGTCTTCTCAAGAGGGTCTTAATTCTCCACTTCATTAGACACAACACAAGACTTTTATATCATATATCATATAATTAATTCAATTTCTCTCCTGGATTTTCGGATTGCCTTGTTAATTAACATGTAtaccaaatttcaatttcaattgttCTACCAGCTTATGTGTATAGAGGAAATTATTAATGTTTCCACAATCAATTAATGAACCACTTCAATTGAGTTACAACCATAGACAAATGGGACATTTGTGGGAAATTGGGAATTTCTACTAGAACATATATGACAACAACAAAAATTTGGagcttttacttttttaattaggTTACAAAAATGTGATGTTTATTATATGTTGTTAATATTTAAAGTGATCATTGAACTTGCAGTTGAGTCTCCATGTCATTCCTAaacttaaaattactttaaatttGTTTCTAAATTTATCAACAGTGGTCCCTGAAATACTTTCTAGTGACGAAATGATGACGTGGTTGAATGGAGGTTATGCTAGAAGCTACGCTGGACTGGTCAAACATTGTCGTTTCATTTTTGGCGTCTATTCGTCTAAATAGAACATAAACGACATCGTTTAGGGTATTTTGAGGGGTTTTAACATGTTGGAGTTAAAACCTCTCAAAATACTCTAAAAAAGGTTGTTTATGTTCTATTTAGACGCAAAAAATAAAACAGCCACATTTTACCAGTCCAACGTGACCTTCATCTAGGTCCAACTACGTTATTATTCTGTCACTCAAAAATATCTCAAGAACAATCGTTGTTAAgttcaaaaacaaaatttgaagtaattttaaattcaagAACCACATTGAGACTTAACTGTATGAATTAACTCTTATATGTTTAAAATTGAAAGCAAAGAAattatattctttctttttttggcaAACAAAGATATTGCATTCAATTCACACAAATCTCCAATGTGAACTTCTATTTTGTATTTATTGAAATTCAATAGTAAATATCAACTCAATAAATTTAATTTGAGGCATCCAAATAACGGGAAAAGGCAATAGAAGATGATTGATCCATGGTTCCAAacaaatgtttttatttttatttttatggtgaCTATGTTTGCAGTGATCACCATAATAAAGTTTAGATAAAGCTAATGACGGTTGCGACATGAAATGAAAATATTATACAAACGTAAAATATAACAACGAAGGCAGAAAATAAAGTACTTTTATTCGTAGATGATAATTATTTTGAGAGtaatgttaaaaaataataatttaatattattttatttaatttaatatataatatttataattacatatttattatatttaaaatgatttattttaGCAATAATTAatgagtttaaaataaaaaaaatttagactactttaaactattttttattattttctaaatatttttgtttttcttatcgTGTCTAcaattcaatttatatataaataatttattacttataaattatttatctttaaatatttattaataagtaAGATGACCtgcattaattaaataaaatttagctttttatttattatattttacatcAATAATTCAGATTGAAAAGTTGAGATTTATGTTTTGGaccttataatttataatttagtatttaagtttaaaatttataatttaagtattttgtttatttttttatctttaataataAGTTAATTTTTATAAAGAAGTGTACTTCTTACTTTTCTATAACGTATTAACATTCgcataaataaatatacaaaatataaatttaattactatatatttgtgtattaatatatatattatttaatttatttttaatgtgtattttatatttaaatatatatttgatactaataactaattttagtataaatagaggtttaagtaaaaaaaaaaaaaaaaagaagagattgGTTGGTTTAAATGTTTGTTTTTTAAATAGAGTTAAGAACCGGGTTTTTTGACAGAACCGTATTTTTTTGTCAGAACCGGATTTTATGTCAACTATCTTCTTCGCTAACTGGGCCTAGCCGGTTTAGATGGAAATTTGGAATCGTATGATAGCTAGGGGAGTGTTTACTCGCATCCCAAAAACTTGGGTGATTACTcatttcatttaaataaaaaaaaatcattgtttTTGGAGGTATGTAAAAGTTTTAATAATTACATTTTTGAGCTATTTCATTGGAATGGCAAGAGAGGCCGGTTTGATCTTCCCACTGTTTGACCCAATTGAACTAAAGCCATCAAGTCTTATCATGAGAAAATTAATCCAACCCGCCCTAACTCAAATTTCATGAAAGTAGAGGGTTTTTAATgagaattattttttctattcataAAGCTCTAATACGAGACCATAGTTAGGGGATCACTATATTAGTAATATTAATCAATTCTAGATTAATTAAAAGGTTAAGTTTGTTATATATCCATTATTATTAAAAActtcaacgaaaaaaaaaaactttaacttATTTCTTCTACAGAGAACAAAAGTTTACTTTTAAGACACCACTTAAATAAAGATCCCAAAAACAATTTTATGGTAAAGACGCCTACGTGGCAAAATCTAAACCATACATTTTAAAGCCACACTTTTCACACAAAACCATAAtttttcacaaagaaaagcgtcacctaatggaaaaaaagtaaattagaagatttaagagaagaaataattaaattatcaaaattaatagatcaaaaattaatgattttaactaatgttaactgtaatgacaccgaattcttaaaatcaatacaaaatgatttttctcaaaatctttattttactataagttttattgaaggacttcaaaaacctgaaaaaacttatttttcacacagaatttctaaaaaatgttaccatgaaAATGactccccacatctttatcatacttttaacccacaattaaattctataatagatatgcttgaagaaatattagtatccataaatttttaaagaaataaggaaaaagagaatcccaaagaagaaaaacttcaaaatataatcaacataacaaaattaaaagtaaaaccaccattgaaattatgaatattgaagaaaaattagaagaagttacaatgctttttaaacaattaaaaatggctcaagaaaataatattatggaacaggaATTTCAAATAGAtcgaagaagaattagtaaattctgaaaatatagaaaatgaagaacacatcctagattattcaagtgacgaagaaccagcaattccaatacaagtaaaaaataaaGCTGGAatatctaaggataatcaatctcaatttaaatgggaacaggttttgataattatgcttttaaaaaaggatttgtaaataaagattcaaaatatacaaaaataccatcaaaatacgttcctaaaatccaggaaatggaaggagaaagaatgctcgatttagactgtaaaaagaatgaaaaagaaattttcgagaactggttgaattccttcactttactaatccaaaaaacttagtgaattgtctggaagagatatttggaattacatagggtttcatactaaaggaactgtaagagattatatgacatcaatagaaaaccaaataatagaagaattagcaacaaaaataacagcttatgataagatattacatataatgatgattctatataaagaattttttggaaaaaatattatagatcatagacaagaagtctataataaagaatatcaagaagcaaaaaattatttagctaatattcagatatatgatttatgtaatgtggagtcttatatatgtaaatatagaatacattattataaattaaaagaagaagataaagaccattatcttagtatgtatataacaaaatttTCATATCCTGCTAAtaaatttataatgggaagatttataagagaaataaatagagggacaattgaaaataattttggtggagcaacctctacaataagagaggaaataaaagaacgttgtatgcaagaagcgactcaaaaaagatttgcaaatataattagaatttgctgtcaggataatgaagagataccccaaaaatatggtcttaataaaaattttcaaagaaaaagaaaatatcaatttagaaaaagaaaatactatccaaactggagaaaaaagaagtattttagaaaaagaaataacaataaaaacaaaagacaaaaaaatgactattgcccaaataaaaaagaaaattgtaagtgttggtattgtcaagaagaaggacactatgcaaatgaatgtccaaaaaagaaggataaaaaggatcttaccaaacaaatagaaattgctaagtcttgtttcatggaaccattagaagaatctgatgataacttagactatattttttaatatgtctcagaaacagactcagagactgagtaataatgccacatttattactataaaaataacagaaaagtttataaatgctttcatagatactggagcaacacaatgctttgctagtacaaatataaaatttgattgaaaaaaaattaaagaaaccattaagagttagaatagctgacaaatcgaTACATAAAATTGATCAAAAAGCAGAGATGActgaaatatttattcaaaattataggttcattgtttcatccatatatatgttagattctggaatggattttatcataggaaataactttttttttcggtgacttaacatatatagttttaaaagctccacacgattcttcaataaatcaaaaatcaaaacgtataaaaatactaactactactatagataaaattttaaaatttaaaatattttctatattagaaacatgttatttaaatttatactttcagataaatattccaaaaaataatcttgaaataaagatagaagaacttttggataaaatttgtgctgaaaatcctttagatattaaaaatacaaataaaaaattagtaagcattaaattaaaagatcctacaaaagagataaatgtttcaaataaaattccttattccgcaagagatagagaagagttctcattagaatgtaaagatcttttggaaaaagaaattataagattaagtaaaagttctCATGCgactccagccttttatgtcgaaaacaataatgaaattaaaaggagaaaacgaagaatggtaattaattataagaagatgaatgaagcaactattggtgatgctcataaacttccaaaaaaaaattctattttagaaaaaatcaaaggagcaacttggttttcatctcttgatgcaaaattaggatattggcaacttcgtttagacgaagaaacaaataaattaactgcttttacttgcctaacaaaagaatcaacaagtgtgttgctctatgaatggaatgtattaccattcggattaaaacaagccccaggtatttatcaaagatttatggaagaaaatctaaaagagttaaatgaatttgttttagtttacattgatgatatactaatttttacaaaacaggataaagaagatcatcttcaaaaattattaatagttttagaaagatgtaaagaaaaaggattagttcttagcaaaaagaaagcaagaatagcaaaacaagaaatagagtttcttggattaattatatctactcaaggaaagctaaaacttcaaccaaatgttttagaaaaggtaaatttatttcccaataaaatagaagatagaaaacaattacaaagatttttagggtgtataaattatatttcttatcaaggatttttaaagaatataacagaatacactaaaagcttatttccaaaaataagtactaaaaaagaatggaaatgggaagaaaaagatagtatgcaaattcaaagagttaaagaattatgtgaaaaactttcagaactttatattccagaagaaaatgactacttaatagtggaaacagatgcttcagacataacctggtcggGATGTCTAAAAGTTAAGAAAGCTATAAaaggtttggaacaagaaaaagaatcactagattctaaatattccctaaaggaattactttgcaggtatatttcagggacttttactccaacagaacgagatatactactcatgaaaaggaaactctagcagcaattaaatctcttaagaaatggaaaattgatttactacccagagaatttacattaaggacagattcaagttacttaacatgtttcatacgatataatttaaaagttgattataatcatggacgattggtaagatggcaattatttttgttacaatatccaataaagattgaatatattaagggtgacaaaaatgttattgcagatacattaacaagagaatggagttcgtctacaacgcattagatcaagaaattcaaaaatatgagcaagaactcgaaaaatgcaagc
Coding sequences:
- the LOC112737192 gene encoding ABC transporter G family member 15 — encoded protein: MMEIEAATSGSSNSSGLDRGSYLAWEDLKVFLPNFGKGPTKRLLNGLNGYAEPGRIMAIMGPSGSGKSTLLDSLAGRLSKNVVMTGNVILNGKKKNLGYGFVAYVTQEDVLLGTLTVKETISYSANLRLPTSMSKEEIENIVEGTIIEMGLQDCADRLIGNWHLRGISGGEKKRLSIALEILTKPSLLFLDEPTSGLDSASAFFVVQTLRNVARDGRTVISSIHQPSSEVFALFDDLFLLSGGETVYFGEAKMAVQFFAEAGFPCPRKRNPSDHFLRCINSDFDVVTATLKGSQRIHDVPNSADPFMNMATAQIKAMLVDRYRRSTYATRAKDRIQELSTNEGLENERQKGSQATWWKQLRTLTKRSFVNMCRDVGYYWLRIIIYIIVSICVGTIYFDIGYSYTSILARGACGAFISGFMTFMSIGGFPSFIEEMKVFYRERLNGYYGVAAYILANFLSSFPFLVAIALTTSTITYNMVKFRPGIIHFVFFTLNIYGCISVIESLMMVVASLVPNFLMGIITGAGIIGIMMMTSGFFRLLSDLPKPVWRYPISYISYGAWAIQGAYKNDLLGLEFEPMIPGDPKLTGEYVITHMLGIELNHSKWWDLGALLLILIVYRLLFFTILKLKERASPLFKNLYAKRTIQQLEKRPSFRKMPSFPSMRHQPLHSLSSQEGLNSPLH